One region of Camelus bactrianus isolate YW-2024 breed Bactrian camel chromosome 22, ASM4877302v1, whole genome shotgun sequence genomic DNA includes:
- the PRR36 gene encoding proline-rich protein 36, which translates to MDKRDKTRAGAAGRTPASRSPSLQTPRPPGSPRPPPPVTSAALRVLGAAGAAGRGPLAERAGDSRGAALPEATPRVGSTRSAGTGPRSPASRPPAAGRGERTPAKTTGPGCISSPGSASGPTRQGPLGQKGLRLPSEEPVARGKAPEAPRRSALSSGARRDSSESTPGAPSPAISRRSRAAGTEVGVPRVAPSARQRPSTEVSRKSVSSAPERSTAEPSPAARRRPSAGGGLQRPTSRLLGSSGTPLSSPSRSGSSSAGTPRTLGHPSQPKSKGPQAQRPPQATPPRKGAPPVQDLSPPLATSFLPCPTAPPPRVPETPLRDSLPPSPPTTPPPQALSCPLATPPPLAPPSSSAPLTLQALPSPPATPPLQAPPTHLNTSLPKASASSLAIANFLASNSPSVSPSLLSMSPTQASLALTPLPALPSPLATHPLSSPLPPATAPLQAPVPQATSLRNPPSPLATRPLQAPSPLTTPPPPTSPSVSPPSLQATPCTLPPTKDPPLALSPLQASPSLTTLSLQGSPLGAPSPLATPPLQIPPPLDTPLRLATPPTQIPPGASPPLQAPPSPLAVPPPHTPPLTTPPLPPSPSQILPTLQAPPSLGLPPLQAPPSPPTSPLLQDPLSPLAASPLQAPPSLASPPLQAPPSLDSLPLQDPPSLATPPLQVPPSLALPSLQASPSPPASPPPQAPRRPPTPGPDAPIPGPRLTLALAPGPPPPPSRSPSSTLSGPDLAGHSSSATSTPEELRGYDSGPEDGAPASPPADAELAACHPAVWIRGSAPPLAIRGTPGAPLPWSPAAGSSSADGLCTIYEAEGPESATPATGALDPGPGPGAGGGKASAGAGAGAASRGAKPARLGELPLGALQASVVQHLLSRTLLLAAAEGAAGGSSGGPGGAGGGGSTGGARTALSDAELGRWAELLSPLDESRASITSVTSFSPDDVASPQGDWTVVEVETFH; encoded by the exons ATGGACAAGAGGGACAAGAccagggcaggggcagccggCCGGACCCCCGCTTCTCGCTCTCCCAGCCTTCAGACCCCCCGGCCCCCAGGGTCTCCAAGGCCCCCTCCCCCAGTAACCAGCGCGGCTCTCCGAGTTCTGGGAGCAGCGGGAGCTGCAGGGCGAGGGCCCCTGGCAGAGCGAGCCGGGGACAGCCGGGGAGCAGCTCTCCCGGAGGCTACTCCCCGGGTGGGATCTACGCGGAGTGCTGGGACAGGCCCCCGGAGCCCAG cctccAGGCCCCCAGCGGCTGGGAGAGGGGAACGCACGCCTGCCAAGACCACAGGCCCAGGCTGTATCTCTAGCCCGGGGAGTGCCAGCGGGCCCACCAG GCAAGGCCCTCTTGGGCAGAAGGGGCTTCGGCTCCCATCTGAGGAACCCGTGGCCAGAGGAAAAGCCCCAGAAGCTCCCAGAAGGAGTGCCCTGAGTTCCGGGGCACGGAGAG ACTCTTCCGAGTCCACCCCAggcgccccctccccagccatctCCCGTCGGTCACGGGCTGCGGGCACTGAGGTTGGTGTACCTCGGGTAGCTCCGAGTGCCCGGCAGCGGCCCTCGACCGAGGTTTCCAGGAAATCAGTGAGCAGCGCCCCTGAGCGCAGCACAGCAGAGCCGAGCCCTGCCGCCAGGAGGCGACCCAGCGCCGGCGGGGGCCTCCAGAGGCCAACCTCGCGCCTCCTGGGCTCCAGCGGCACCCCTCTTTCCTCCCCATCTCGCTCCGGGTCCTCTTCGGCTGGAACACCCCGGACTCTGGGGCATCCCTCCCAGCCCAAGTCAAAAGGACCGCAGGCTCAGCGTCCCCCGCAGGCCACACCGCCAAGGAAGGGCGCACCCCCTGTGCAGGACCTTTCTCCTCCTTTGGCCACATCTTTTCTACCCTGTCCTACTGCACCGCCTCCCCGTGTCCCAGAGACTCCCTTGAGAGACTCTCTTCCTCCGTCTCCACCgaccacccctcctccccaggctcttAGCTGTCCTTTGGCCACGCCCCCTCCATtagcccctccttcctcctcggCTCCACTGACTTTGCAGGCCCTCCCCTCTCCGCCGGCCACACCCCCCTTGCAAGCTCCGCCCACACACCTGAATACATCTTTACCCAAGGCATCTGCCTCTTCCTTGGCCATCGCCAATTTTCTGGCTTCAAATTCTCCATCAGTTTCACCCTCTCTGCTGAGTATGTCCCCCACCCAGgcttctttggctttaacccctCTTCcggctctcccttctcccttggcCACACATCCTTTGTCGAGCCCTCTACCACCAGCCACTGCCCCTCTACAAGCCCCTGTTCCTCAAGCAACATCTCTGAGGAACCCGCCCTCTCCCCTAGCCACACGCCCTCTGCAGGCGCCCTCCCCTCTGACCACGCCCCCTCCGCCGACCAGTCCTTCCGTGTCTCCACCTTCTCTTCAGGCCACACCCTGTACACTGCCTCCCACAAAGGACCCTCCCCTGGCCTTATCCCCTCTACAGGCCTCTCCCTCTCTGACCACACTCTCTCTGCAGGGTTCTCCTTTAGGAGCGCCCTCTCCCTTGGCCACGCCCCCGCTACAGATCCCACCTCCTCTGGACACGCCCCTTCGACTGGCCACTCCTCCTACACAGATACCACCTGGGGCCTCACCACCTCTACAGGCCCCTCCATCCCCACTGGCCGTGCCCCCTCCACACACTCCACCTCTGACCACGCCCCCTCTACCACCCTCTCCCTCTCAGATCCTGCCCACTTTGCAGGCTCCACCTTCTCTGGGCTTGCCCCCTCTGcaggcccctccctctccccctacTTCACCCCTTCTGCAAGaccctctctctcccctggccGCATCTCCTCTGCAAGCTCCACCTTCTTTGGCCTCGCCCCCTCTTCAGGCCCCTCCCTCTCTTGATTCACTCCCTCTGCAAGACCCTCCTTCTCTGGCCACGCCCCCTCTGCAGGTTCCACCTTCCCTGGCCTTGCCCTCTTTGcaggcctctccctctccccctgcctcaCCCCCTCCGCAGGCCCCACGCCGACCCCCGACCCCAGGTCCCGATGCCCCAATCCCGGGCCCAAGGCTGACCCTGGCGCTGGCCCccggcccgccgccgccgccttcgCGCAGCCCGTCCAGTACGCTAAGCGGCCCGGACCTCGCGGGCCACAGCAGCAGCGCCACGAGCACGCCCGAGGAGCTGCGCGGCTACGACAGCGGGCCCGAGGACGGCGCCCCGGCCTCCCCTCCCGCCGATGCGGAACTCGCCGCCTGCCACCCGGCGGTCTGGATCCGAGGTTCTGCTCCGCCGCTGGCCATCCGCGGCACCCCAG GAGCGCCCCTGCCTTGGTCTCCTGCTGCCGGGTCTAGCTCTGCTGACGGCTTGTGCACCATTTACGAGGCTGAAGGGCCTGAATCGGCGACCCCCGCCACAGGCGCTCTGGAtccagggcctgggcctggcgcgggaggtgggaaggcgtcggctggggctggagctggagcagccTCGCGGGGCGCGAAGCCGGCGCGCCTGGGCGAGTTGCCGCTGGGGGCGCTGCAGGCCAGTGTAGTGCAGCACTTGCTGAGCCGGACGCTGCTGCTAGCTGCCGCAGAGGGTGCCGCGGGCGGCAGCAGCGGTGGCCCAGGGGGTGCGGGGGGTGGCGGCAGCACGGGGGGCGCCCGCACTGCGCTCAGCGACGCCGAACTAGGCCGCTGGGCCGAACTATTGTCTCCCCTGGACGAGTCCCGCGCCAGCATCACGTCGGTCACCAGCTTCTCCCCAGACGACGTGGCCTCTCCGCAGGGTGACTGGACTGTGGTAGAGGTGGAGACCTTCCACTGA